From the Acidilutibacter cellobiosedens genome, one window contains:
- a CDS encoding PTS lactose/cellobiose transporter subunit IIA has protein sequence MAEEINETESQIMQIIIYAGDAKKHAYDSLRDVNKGNYENADKEMKMAHESLVTAHNAQTSLLQNEARGKKMEITALFVHAQDHLMTSITEINLIEQIVELRKVVNTLLEGKNN, from the coding sequence TTGGCTGAAGAAATCAATGAAACCGAATCACAAATTATGCAAATAATTATATATGCCGGTGATGCAAAAAAACACGCATATGATTCATTAAGAGATGTAAATAAGGGAAATTATGAAAACGCTGACAAGGAAATGAAGATGGCCCATGAATCTTTAGTTACTGCTCATAATGCCCAAACCTCTTTACTACAAAACGAGGCAAGAGGCAAGAAAATGGAGATAACCGCTTTGTTTGTTCATGCACAGGACCATCTTATGACATCTATAACTGAAATTAATTTGATTGAACAGATTGTCGAGCTTCGTAAAGTAGTGAATACTTTGTTGGAAGGAAAAAATAATTAA
- a CDS encoding PTS sugar transporter subunit IIB has product MIKIKLFCAAGFSTSLLADKMKKAADAKNIEVDVEACSQGQMADCLDDADVMLLGPQVAYTLPKSKEICAQKGVPVDVIPMADYGRMNGEKVLEFALNLLKK; this is encoded by the coding sequence ATGATTAAAATTAAATTATTTTGTGCAGCAGGTTTTTCAACCAGCCTTTTGGCCGACAAAATGAAAAAAGCTGCGGATGCTAAGAATATAGAGGTAGATGTTGAAGCATGTTCGCAGGGACAAATGGCAGACTGTCTGGATGATGCCGATGTTATGCTTTTAGGGCCTCAGGTGGCTTATACTTTGCCTAAATCAAAAGAAATATGTGCACAAAAAGGTGTCCCCGTTGATGTTATTCCTATGGCTGATTATGGCAGGATGAATGGGGAAAAGGTATTAGAATTTGCCTTAAATTTATTAAAAAAGTAA
- a CDS encoding PTS sugar transporter subunit IIC: MSQSKFSTKAIDKIMKFVNMKGIVALKEGMLNILPLTVVGSIFLIIGSLPSEHINNFIAGIFGQNWTEPFLQVQGGTFAIMGIVSCFAIAYHYAKNEGHEALPAGILALSSFFIITNSYMVTDKGDMVKDVISKTWTGGQGMITAIIVGLFVGYSYSWFMKRDIVIKLPESVPKAISNQFAALIPAAFIFLVSMIVYIIFKFGFNTTFIEWIYQVLQVPLQGLTDSLPGVIAIAFFISFLWWFGVHGQSVVNGIVCSLLTANAVENTEMLQATGKLVVGGGAHIVTQQFLDSFLLISGSGITFGIVIAMLFRAKSNQYKSLGKLSIVPAIFNINEPVTFGLPIVLNPIMFVPFVAVPVIAALIVYGSIAVGFLKPFSGVLLPWSTPFLISGLMVGGWKGCLIQVIILLMSCLVYYPFFKKQDQIAYQQEQEAAVQQGK; this comes from the coding sequence ATGTCACAATCAAAATTCAGTACTAAAGCTATTGATAAAATTATGAAATTTGTAAATATGAAAGGTATTGTTGCTCTGAAAGAGGGTATGCTGAACATCTTACCTTTAACTGTAGTAGGATCTATATTTTTAATTATTGGTTCACTGCCGTCCGAGCATATAAATAATTTCATTGCTGGAATATTTGGGCAGAATTGGACGGAACCGTTTCTGCAAGTCCAGGGAGGTACATTTGCTATAATGGGAATCGTATCGTGTTTTGCCATAGCTTATCATTATGCCAAAAATGAAGGCCATGAAGCATTACCGGCCGGTATACTGGCACTTTCTTCATTTTTTATAATAACTAATTCTTATATGGTTACGGATAAGGGTGACATGGTAAAAGATGTAATATCCAAAACGTGGACAGGCGGACAAGGAATGATTACAGCTATTATTGTTGGATTATTTGTAGGATATTCTTATTCTTGGTTTATGAAGAGGGATATTGTGATAAAATTACCGGAAAGTGTTCCCAAAGCAATATCAAATCAATTTGCGGCTTTAATACCGGCAGCTTTTATTTTTTTAGTTTCCATGATTGTATATATTATTTTTAAGTTTGGATTCAATACTACGTTTATTGAATGGATTTATCAGGTTTTACAAGTACCATTGCAAGGGCTTACGGATTCGCTTCCTGGGGTTATTGCTATTGCATTTTTTATTTCATTCTTGTGGTGGTTCGGCGTTCACGGACAATCTGTAGTAAATGGTATAGTATGCTCTTTATTAACGGCCAATGCGGTAGAAAATACGGAAATGCTTCAGGCTACAGGCAAACTTGTGGTGGGAGGAGGAGCTCATATTGTAACACAGCAATTTTTGGATAGTTTTTTGTTGATTTCCGGTTCCGGTATAACTTTTGGAATCGTTATTGCTATGTTGTTTAGAGCAAAATCGAATCAATACAAGAGTTTGGGAAAATTATCCATAGTACCGGCGATTTTTAATATTAATGAACCCGTTACATTTGGGTTGCCTATTGTATTGAATCCTATCATGTTTGTACCTTTTGTTGCGGTTCCTGTTATAGCTGCTTTGATTGTATACGGTTCCATTGCCGTAGGTTTTCTCAAACCGTTTTCCGGTGTTTTACTGCCATGGAGTACCCCATTTCTTATTTCGGGATTAATGGTGGGAGGATGGAAAGGCTGTTTAATACAAGTCATTATATTATTAATGTCTTGTTTGGTTTATTACCCATTCTTTAAAAAACAAGACCAGATAGCTTATCAGCAAGAACAGGAAGCAGCAGTACAGCAAGGAAAATAG